A stretch of the Lolium perenne isolate Kyuss_39 chromosome 3, Kyuss_2.0, whole genome shotgun sequence genome encodes the following:
- the LOC127340799 gene encoding bidirectional sugar transporter SWEET16-like — translation MDSTLFIIGIIGNIISVLVFVSPIPTFWRIVRSKSTEDFESAPYVLTLLNSLLWLYYGLTKPDGLLVATVNGFGAVMETIYVLLFLVYAADPTTRVKTVKLVATLDIGFFGFVFATTTFAIAGLDMKIMIIGLICACLNVFMYGSPLAAVRTVIASKSVEYMPFFLSFFLFLNGGVWATYALLDRDVFLGIPNGIGFFLGGIQLVIYAVYKNYRVKSQTSDEAGDDGWQATSFLSSDARV, via the exons ATGGATTCCACTCTGTTTATCATCGGCATCATAG GAAACATCATCTCGGTCCTGGTCTTCGTTTCTCCCAT CCCGACGTTCTGGAGGATCGTGAGGAGCAAGTCGACGGAGGATTTCGAGTCGGCACCGTACGTGCTCACGCTGCTCAACTCGCTGCTATGGCTCTACTACGGCCTCACCAAGCCGGACGGCCTCCTCGTCGCCACCGTCAACGGCTTTGGGGCTGTCATGGAGACCATCTACGTCCTGCTCTTCCTAGTTTACGCCGCCGATCCTACCACAAGG GTTAAAACTGTGAAGTTGGTGGCAACTTTGGACATTGGGTTTTTCGGATTTGTGTTCGcaaccacaacatttgcaattgcGGGGCTTGACATGAAAATCATGATTATAGGATTGATATGTGCCTGCCTCAACGTGTTCATGTACGGATCCCCACTGGCTGCCGTG AGAACGGTGATTGCATCGAAAAGCGTGGAGTACATGCCGTTCTTtctgtccttcttcctcttcctcaacGGAGGCGTCTGGGCTACCTACGCTCTACTTGACCGAGACGTCTTCCTTGGG ATCCCAAATGGAATAGGCTTCTTCTTGGGTGGCATCCAACTAGTTATATATGCAGTCTACAAGAACTATAGGGTCAAATCTCAAACCAGTGATGAAGCAGGAGATGATGGATGGCAGGCTACTTCTTTTTTGTCCTCCGATGCAAGGGTTTAG